A single window of Ferrimonas balearica DSM 9799 DNA harbors:
- a CDS encoding protein phosphatase CheZ, with protein MMSEEHALISLEQAKELVLLLEQGAVSQANQLVRQFSAPLTQQLFDEVGKLTRQLHDALSDFHVDDRISELANQEIPDAKERLNYVIGMTEQAANRTMDAVEESLPLADALKDKLAEVQPRWEQLMRRELALDEFKVLCHDVEGLLHHTGNDVERLRDLLNQILMAQDYQDLTGQVIRKVIELVQEVELSLVEMLTVFGERPYESKERDLLEAEGPAMNAEQRDDVVSGQDEVDDLLSSLGF; from the coding sequence ATCATGAGCGAAGAACATGCGCTGATCTCTCTGGAGCAGGCCAAAGAGCTGGTTTTGCTGCTGGAGCAGGGAGCGGTGAGTCAGGCCAACCAACTGGTGCGTCAGTTTAGCGCCCCCCTGACCCAACAACTGTTTGATGAAGTTGGAAAATTGACCCGGCAACTGCACGATGCGTTGAGTGACTTCCACGTCGACGACCGCATCAGCGAGCTGGCCAATCAAGAGATCCCCGACGCTAAAGAGCGTCTCAACTACGTTATCGGCATGACCGAACAGGCCGCCAACCGCACCATGGATGCGGTGGAAGAGAGCCTGCCGCTGGCCGACGCCCTCAAAGACAAACTCGCTGAAGTGCAGCCGCGCTGGGAACAGCTGATGCGCCGTGAACTGGCCCTGGATGAATTCAAGGTGCTGTGTCATGACGTTGAAGGGCTGCTGCACCACACCGGCAACGATGTCGAGCGCCTGCGTGACCTGCTGAATCAGATCCTGATGGCGCAGGACTACCAGGACCTGACCGGCCAGGTGATCCGCAAAGTGATTGAGCTGGTGCAAGAGGTGGAGCTGAGCCTGGTTGAGATGCTGACCGTGTTTGGCGAGCGCCCCTACGAAAGCAAAGAACGCGACCTGTTGGAAGCGGAAGGCCCGGCGATGAACGCTGAGCAACGCGACGATGTGGTCAGCGGCCAGGACGAGGTCGATGACCTGCTGTCCAGTCTCGGTTTCTAG
- a CDS encoding chemotaxis protein CheA — translation MGFDLDDDILQDFLIEAGEILEQLQAQLVDLEQNPTDRELLNAIFRGFHTVKGGAGFLSLNAMVDVCHGAENVFDLLRNDKLSVSASLMDVVLNALDTVNAMFVEVQNGETLTPAEPALLAQLERLCNGEPEPEPSAAQSVAQADPVPLDALVPELPADEPEPAPASGASIDDLTDTEYQNYLNQLGGRDDVASDGADDEISDDEFESLLDQLHGKGQFGADATPAEPESADEISDDEFEALLDQLHGKGSFNTASAAPTEPPAEAAPAEAEALINDDEFERLLDELHGKGGAPGKAEEAQAPAPQSAVSPPAEPAAPQQEPRKPEAPAAKKVAAQPQGDTTVRVDTRRLDDIMNMVGELVLVRNRLVTLGLDRDDEEMAKALASLDIVTSDLQGGVMKTRMQPIKKVFGRFPRVVRDLARTLNKEIQLQLIGEDTDLDKNLVEALADPLVHLVRNSVDHGIEMPDQREAAGKSRQGTIVLSAAQEGDHIQLEIRDDGGGMNAEKLKQIAISRGVIDADAATRMSDVDAYNLIFAPGFSTKTEISDISGRGVGMDVVKTRIAQLNGSVSIDSSPGEGTTIQIKVPLTLAIMPTLMVEVAGQVFALPLACVNEIFHMDLAQTNVVDGQLSITIRERAIPLFYLDKWLVKGAGRSEREGQGHVVIVHIGNTVVGFVVDALIGQEEVVIKPLGSMLHGTPGVAGATITSNGGIALILDVPGMLKHYARRR, via the coding sequence ATGGGATTCGACCTCGACGACGACATTCTTCAGGACTTTCTGATTGAAGCTGGCGAGATCCTCGAGCAGCTGCAGGCGCAGCTGGTGGATCTGGAGCAAAACCCGACGGATCGGGAGTTGCTGAATGCCATCTTCCGTGGCTTCCACACCGTCAAGGGCGGCGCAGGCTTCCTGTCGCTGAACGCCATGGTGGATGTCTGCCACGGCGCAGAGAACGTCTTTGACCTGCTGCGCAACGACAAGCTGAGCGTCAGCGCCAGTCTGATGGACGTGGTGCTCAATGCGCTGGATACCGTTAACGCCATGTTTGTCGAAGTGCAAAATGGCGAAACGCTGACCCCGGCGGAACCCGCCCTGTTGGCGCAGCTGGAACGTCTCTGCAATGGTGAGCCCGAACCGGAGCCGAGCGCGGCCCAAAGCGTTGCCCAGGCGGACCCGGTGCCGCTGGATGCGCTGGTGCCTGAGTTGCCGGCAGATGAACCCGAGCCAGCCCCGGCCAGCGGCGCCAGCATTGATGATCTGACCGACACCGAGTACCAGAACTACCTGAACCAACTCGGTGGCCGTGACGACGTGGCCAGCGACGGCGCCGATGATGAGATCAGCGACGACGAGTTTGAATCCCTGCTCGACCAATTGCACGGCAAAGGCCAGTTTGGCGCCGATGCCACACCGGCTGAGCCCGAGTCCGCTGACGAGATCAGCGACGACGAGTTCGAAGCGCTGCTGGACCAGCTGCACGGCAAGGGCAGTTTTAATACCGCGTCGGCGGCACCGACTGAGCCGCCCGCTGAAGCGGCCCCGGCGGAAGCTGAAGCGCTGATCAACGACGACGAGTTTGAGCGTCTGCTGGACGAATTGCACGGCAAAGGCGGGGCGCCGGGTAAGGCCGAAGAGGCCCAGGCCCCGGCACCGCAAAGCGCCGTGAGCCCCCCGGCGGAACCCGCCGCACCTCAGCAGGAACCGCGCAAACCCGAAGCGCCGGCCGCCAAAAAAGTGGCCGCCCAGCCCCAGGGTGACACCACCGTGCGGGTGGATACCCGCCGTCTTGACGACATCATGAACATGGTGGGCGAACTGGTGCTGGTGCGTAACCGTCTGGTCACCCTGGGTCTCGACCGGGATGACGAGGAGATGGCCAAGGCACTGGCGAGTCTGGATATCGTCACTTCCGACCTGCAGGGCGGGGTGATGAAAACCCGCATGCAGCCCATCAAGAAGGTGTTTGGCCGCTTCCCGCGCGTGGTGCGTGACCTGGCCCGGACGCTGAACAAAGAGATCCAGCTGCAGCTGATTGGTGAAGACACCGACCTGGACAAAAACCTGGTGGAAGCGCTGGCTGATCCGCTGGTGCACCTGGTGCGCAACTCCGTTGACCACGGCATTGAGATGCCCGATCAGCGTGAAGCGGCCGGCAAGTCCCGTCAGGGCACCATCGTGCTGAGCGCCGCTCAGGAAGGGGACCACATCCAGCTGGAGATCCGCGACGACGGCGGCGGCATGAACGCCGAGAAGCTGAAGCAGATCGCCATCTCCCGTGGGGTGATCGACGCCGATGCCGCCACCCGGATGTCCGACGTCGATGCCTACAACCTGATTTTTGCGCCGGGATTCTCCACCAAAACCGAGATCTCCGACATCTCCGGCCGTGGGGTGGGGATGGACGTGGTGAAAACCCGCATTGCCCAACTGAATGGCTCAGTCAGCATTGACTCCAGCCCCGGTGAAGGGACCACTATCCAGATTAAAGTGCCGCTGACCCTGGCCATCATGCCCACCCTGATGGTGGAGGTGGCCGGTCAGGTGTTTGCCCTGCCGTTGGCCTGTGTTAACGAGATCTTCCACATGGATCTGGCTCAGACCAACGTGGTGGATGGCCAGCTCTCCATCACCATCCGTGAGCGCGCCATTCCGCTATTCTATCTCGACAAATGGCTGGTCAAAGGCGCCGGTCGCTCCGAGCGAGAAGGCCAGGGCCATGTGGTGATTGTGCACATCGGCAATACCGTGGTGGGCTTTGTGGTGGACGCATTGATTGGCCAGGAAGAGGTGGTGATCAAACCTCTGGGCTCCATGCTCCACGGCACCCCGGGCGTGGCTGGCGCCACCATCACCTCCAACGGCGGCATTGCGCTGATCCTGGACGTGCCCGGCATGCTCAAACATTACGCCCGTCGCCGCTGA
- a CDS encoding protein-glutamate methylesterase/protein-glutamine glutaminase: protein MTIKVLVVDDSSFFRRRVAEILGADPELEVIDTAINGQDAVDKVRRLRPDVVTMDIEMPVMDGISAVRALMRERPLPVLMFSSLTYDGARATLEALDAGAADFLPKRFEEIANDRQEASRLLQQRVKAIANKRVRPAAPATPAAPGRPLSSRVGAPVGSAAAPVRSSAKPALGEANLPGRASGKRYRALLIGTSTGGPVALQTILTQFPADYPYPILLVQHMPAAFTPAFAQRLDSLCKITVKEAQHGDRLQPGTAYLAPGGKQMLVDGSGANSRIVIREGDDQINYKPSVDITFGSATRAFGGDVLGVILTGMGADGREGSRMLKKLGATIWAQDAASCVVYGMPQAVAAEGIASHSIPLNQMAEAILRETHRH from the coding sequence ATGACCATAAAGGTGTTGGTGGTAGATGACTCCAGCTTTTTCCGCCGTCGGGTGGCCGAGATCCTCGGCGCTGACCCGGAGCTGGAAGTGATCGACACCGCAATCAATGGCCAGGACGCGGTGGACAAAGTGCGCCGCCTGCGTCCGGACGTGGTCACCATGGATATTGAGATGCCGGTGATGGATGGCATCAGTGCGGTGCGCGCCCTGATGCGGGAGCGACCGCTGCCGGTGCTGATGTTCTCATCACTCACCTACGACGGCGCCCGGGCCACGCTGGAAGCGCTGGATGCCGGGGCCGCCGATTTCCTGCCGAAGCGGTTTGAGGAGATCGCCAACGACCGCCAGGAAGCCAGCCGTCTGCTGCAACAGCGGGTGAAAGCGATCGCCAATAAGCGGGTTCGCCCCGCGGCTCCTGCCACCCCTGCTGCACCGGGCCGCCCCCTGAGCAGCCGCGTCGGTGCGCCGGTAGGCAGCGCAGCGGCACCGGTGCGCAGCAGCGCCAAACCGGCACTGGGCGAAGCGAACCTGCCCGGACGCGCCAGCGGCAAGCGCTACCGCGCGTTGCTGATCGGCACCTCCACCGGTGGGCCGGTGGCCCTGCAAACCATCCTGACTCAGTTCCCGGCGGATTACCCCTATCCAATCCTGCTGGTGCAGCACATGCCGGCGGCGTTTACCCCGGCGTTTGCCCAGCGTCTCGACAGCCTGTGCAAAATCACCGTCAAGGAAGCCCAGCACGGCGACCGGCTGCAGCCCGGCACCGCCTATCTGGCTCCGGGCGGTAAGCAGATGCTGGTGGATGGCAGTGGCGCGAACAGCCGCATCGTTATCCGCGAGGGCGACGACCAGATCAACTACAAGCCATCGGTGGACATCACCTTTGGCAGCGCCACCCGGGCGTTCGGCGGTGACGTGTTGGGCGTGATCCTGACCGGCATGGGCGCGGACGGCCGCGAAGGCTCACGCATGCTGAAGAAACTGGGCGCAACCATCTGGGCTCAGGATGCTGCCAGCTGCGTGGTGTATGGCATGCCTCAGGCGGTGGCCGCCGAGGGGATTGCCAGCCACTCCATTCCACTGAACCAGATGGCCGAGGCGATTCTGCGTGAAACACACCGCCACTGA
- a CDS encoding ParA family protein produces the protein MQVWTIVNQKGGVGKTTTVVSLAGLLVQRGQRVLMVDTDPHASLGYYLGLDPEEMPGSLFDLFYHHQNLTQDQIEAVIVPTNVAGLELLPAATALATLDRTLGNQAGMGLILKSILQRLSHRYDAVLIDCPPVLGVLMVNALAACEQIIVPVQTEFLALKGLDRMIQTLQRLGQGGRPVPPHIIVPTLFDRRTRASLLALSELVRTHPDHLWHSVIPVDTRFRDASLAHLPAPQYAGECRGVKAYNDLLDELLSRGGQDVTRRAASGH, from the coding sequence GTGCAAGTCTGGACCATCGTCAACCAAAAAGGCGGCGTCGGTAAAACCACCACGGTGGTGTCGCTGGCGGGCCTGCTGGTGCAGCGCGGCCAGCGGGTGCTGATGGTGGACACCGATCCCCACGCCTCGCTGGGCTACTACCTGGGACTCGACCCGGAAGAGATGCCCGGCTCGCTGTTTGACCTGTTCTACCATCATCAAAACCTGACTCAGGACCAGATTGAAGCGGTGATCGTGCCCACCAATGTGGCGGGTCTGGAGCTGCTGCCAGCGGCGACCGCACTGGCCACCCTTGACCGCACCCTGGGCAATCAGGCCGGGATGGGCTTGATCCTCAAGTCCATTCTGCAGCGGCTGAGTCACCGTTACGACGCGGTGCTGATCGACTGCCCGCCGGTATTGGGGGTGTTGATGGTGAACGCGCTGGCGGCCTGTGAACAGATCATCGTGCCGGTGCAGACCGAATTCTTGGCGCTCAAAGGGCTGGACCGGATGATCCAGACCCTGCAGCGGCTGGGCCAGGGCGGACGGCCAGTGCCGCCGCACATCATCGTGCCCACCCTGTTTGACCGCCGTACCCGGGCGTCGCTGTTGGCGTTGTCCGAACTGGTGCGCACCCATCCGGACCATTTGTGGCACTCGGTGATCCCGGTGGACACCCGTTTTCGTGATGCCAGTCTCGCTCACTTACCGGCGCCCCAGTATGCGGGTGAATGCCGTGGCGTGAAGGCATACAATGACCTGCTTGATGAGCTGCTTAGCCGGGGAGGGCAAGATGTCACGCGTCGCGCAGCAAGCGGTCACTGA
- a CDS encoding chemotaxis protein CheW, producing MSRVAQQAVTDYFDVLLTEPDPVQNAGLQALLDRSHAAAEAPQPEPQAVVEVAPVEVAEVPEVAISAPKPQPEPVTASLATEPDWRDSLEARFQCLFFKVAGLTVAVPLQLLGGIKRVGQLSQLPGSAPWLMGVQVEQGRSLQVVDSARWLMPEKAKAASNYRYMVQLGGSNWALACDTLVNAEPLEQTQVKWRQPDTGTQRYLAGIVRERMCVVLDVPATISLLEAGKDISVKES from the coding sequence ATGTCACGCGTCGCGCAGCAAGCGGTCACTGATTATTTTGATGTCCTGCTGACCGAGCCGGACCCGGTCCAAAATGCGGGCCTGCAGGCGCTGCTGGACCGCTCCCACGCGGCGGCAGAAGCGCCCCAGCCTGAGCCGCAAGCGGTGGTGGAGGTCGCCCCCGTTGAAGTCGCCGAGGTGCCCGAGGTGGCCATCTCAGCGCCCAAGCCACAGCCGGAGCCGGTTACCGCGTCTCTGGCGACGGAGCCGGACTGGCGGGACAGCCTGGAAGCGCGCTTTCAGTGTCTCTTCTTTAAGGTGGCGGGCCTGACGGTGGCGGTGCCGCTGCAACTGCTCGGCGGCATCAAACGGGTGGGGCAACTGAGTCAGCTGCCCGGTTCCGCCCCTTGGCTTATGGGCGTTCAGGTGGAGCAGGGCCGCAGTCTGCAAGTGGTGGACAGCGCCCGCTGGCTGATGCCAGAAAAAGCCAAAGCGGCGTCAAATTATCGATATATGGTGCAACTCGGCGGCAGTAACTGGGCCCTGGCCTGCGACACCCTGGTCAATGCCGAGCCGCTGGAGCAAACCCAAGTTAAATGGCGACAACCTGATACCGGTACACAACGTTACCTCGCCGGCATTGTCCGCGAGAGAATGTGTGTGGTATTGGATGTCCCGGCAACCATTTCCCTGCTGGAAGCGGGCAAGGATATCAGCGTAAAGGAGTCCTGA
- a CDS encoding chemotaxis protein CheW translates to MNMQQNAADALERSDEVLQWVTFHLEQETYGINVMQVREVLRYSDIAPVPGAPSYVLGIINLRGNVVTVIDTRARFGLPEAAITDNTRIVIIEAEDQVVGILVDSVAEVVYLNSSEVDSAPNVGNEESAKFIQGVCHRDDKLLILVDLEKLLSDQEWQELSAL, encoded by the coding sequence ATGAACATGCAACAAAATGCGGCAGACGCGCTTGAGCGCAGCGACGAGGTACTGCAGTGGGTGACGTTCCACCTGGAGCAGGAAACCTACGGCATCAACGTGATGCAGGTACGCGAAGTGCTGCGTTACTCCGACATCGCCCCGGTACCCGGTGCCCCGAGCTACGTGCTGGGCATCATCAACCTGCGTGGCAACGTGGTGACGGTGATCGACACCCGCGCCCGTTTCGGTCTGCCGGAAGCCGCCATTACCGACAACACCCGCATCGTGATCATCGAAGCGGAAGATCAGGTGGTGGGCATTCTGGTCGACAGCGTGGCGGAGGTGGTGTACCTCAACAGCTCCGAAGTGGACTCCGCCCCGAATGTGGGTAACGAAGAGAGTGCCAAGTTTATCCAGGGCGTGTGCCACCGCGACGACAAACTGCTGATCCTGGTGGATCTGGAGAAGCTGCTCAGCGACCAGGAGTGGCAGGAGCTGTCAGCACTGTGA
- a CDS encoding DUF2802 domain-containing protein — protein sequence MSVLDWAWLIALLALVLGNLALFNWARKRIAGLERKDEALKTLHKAAQKQNDLLKRELAELRTGAMGVGKRVKELEQSISLLQARQDEVVQQDPEARLYSRAMKMVELGADVDEIMRECELPRAEAQLLVTLHQRGE from the coding sequence GTGAGCGTATTGGACTGGGCATGGCTGATCGCGTTGTTGGCGCTGGTGCTCGGTAACCTGGCGCTGTTTAACTGGGCGCGCAAACGCATCGCTGGCCTGGAGCGCAAAGATGAGGCGCTCAAGACCCTGCATAAAGCCGCGCAGAAGCAGAACGATCTGCTCAAGCGCGAACTGGCGGAACTGCGCACCGGTGCCATGGGCGTGGGGAAGCGGGTTAAGGAGCTGGAGCAATCCATCTCGCTGCTGCAGGCGCGTCAGGACGAGGTGGTGCAGCAGGACCCGGAAGCGCGCCTCTACAGCCGGGCCATGAAGATGGTGGAGCTGGGTGCTGACGTGGACGAGATCATGCGCGAGTGTGAACTGCCACGGGCTGAGGCTCAGCTGCTGGTGACCCTGCACCAACGCGGCGAGTAA
- a CDS encoding EscU/YscU/HrcU family type III secretion system export apparatus switch protein: MPGPEHGNATDKAVALGYDGKDAPKVVASGEGELARQIRQAAEEAGVLVHQDAQLAHLLSQLELGQSIPPALYVVIAELIAYAYLVEGRFPEQWNNIHRRIDAKA, encoded by the coding sequence ATGCCCGGGCCTGAACATGGCAACGCAACCGACAAAGCGGTCGCCCTCGGCTACGACGGCAAAGACGCCCCGAAGGTGGTGGCCAGCGGCGAGGGTGAGTTGGCCCGACAGATCCGGCAGGCCGCGGAAGAGGCCGGTGTGCTGGTGCATCAGGACGCCCAACTGGCCCACCTGCTGAGCCAGCTGGAGCTGGGCCAGAGCATTCCCCCCGCCCTCTACGTGGTGATCGCGGAGCTGATCGCCTACGCCTATCTGGTGGAGGGCCGCTTTCCCGAACAGTGGAACAACATCCACCGGCGCATCGACGCCAAAGCCTGA
- a CDS encoding MlaA family lipoprotein, translated as MNKRMLPVSCLLASLLALPLMASAEEAVELEVSYKDPRDPIEPFNRLMWDFNYLFLDRYLFRPVVHAYADYVPTPARDGVENVVRNLDEPFSAVNNLLQAKPYWAANATARFLINSTFGVVGIFDVAGHMGLPRKQDEFGEVLGYWGVPNGPYLMLPVLGPSSVRDEVGDYVDKLYFPHSLFNFWQRAGVWALDGLSVRSKLIDQEALLDNALDPYVFTKEAYFQYIEYQLYDGNLPEQEEEDDLLEDYLDEID; from the coding sequence GTGAATAAACGGATGTTGCCGGTCAGTTGCCTGCTGGCCTCTTTGTTGGCGCTGCCACTGATGGCCAGCGCCGAAGAGGCGGTGGAACTGGAGGTCAGCTACAAGGACCCGAGAGATCCCATTGAGCCCTTTAACCGCTTGATGTGGGACTTCAACTACCTGTTTCTTGACCGTTACCTGTTCCGGCCGGTGGTTCACGCTTACGCCGATTATGTCCCGACGCCTGCACGCGATGGCGTTGAAAACGTGGTGCGTAACCTTGATGAGCCCTTCAGTGCCGTCAACAACCTGCTGCAGGCCAAGCCGTACTGGGCAGCGAACGCCACCGCCCGTTTTCTGATCAACAGCACGTTTGGTGTCGTCGGTATCTTTGATGTGGCAGGCCATATGGGCCTGCCGCGAAAACAGGATGAATTTGGTGAAGTGCTCGGTTACTGGGGCGTGCCCAACGGCCCCTATCTGATGTTGCCGGTGCTCGGCCCCAGTTCGGTCCGCGACGAAGTGGGGGATTACGTCGATAAACTATACTTCCCCCACAGTTTGTTTAATTTCTGGCAGCGTGCCGGTGTCTGGGCTCTGGATGGGCTTTCGGTACGCAGCAAACTGATCGATCAGGAGGCGCTGCTGGATAACGCGTTGGATCCTTACGTATTTACCAAGGAAGCGTATTTCCAGTACATCGAGTACCAGCTGTATGACGGCAATCTTCCGGAACAGGAAGAAGAGGACGATCTGCTGGAAGACTATCTCGACGAGATCGATTGA
- a CDS encoding response regulator, producing the protein MQLDGLKVLVVEDDPVFRQLVSDYCSQIGLTVSGAEDGQEALERFHDVQPDLVLVDLCMPRMGGLELLKVISRMAPEIPSIVITGNKAMSDVVEALRLGAWDYLMKPLADLAVLKQAIIDCLRETGDVPAAEQPSIPGWEDPGQSIEMADNFEAIKHDTQTASLIQAQLFPASRQSRKGYDFGYNLFKSEPVSDRLCDGFECGEHYYCAYLARVHPGGNLGAFVSVIIRSFFNQKLKRYRQGGSEAILEPYAMLGYLNEQLVKSGLGCTLDIAYLVFDQRTRRVAIGRAGNQIKVYLRSDDLLSPLALPQSPPIGQSSWGQPNCHYRDLGAGQALVLLEGANIARDSLMAEQFSGLQDDLHAGACLQLKSSA; encoded by the coding sequence ATGCAGCTGGATGGGCTTAAGGTGCTTGTGGTCGAGGACGACCCGGTGTTCCGTCAATTGGTCAGCGACTACTGTTCGCAGATAGGGCTGACCGTTTCGGGGGCAGAAGATGGCCAGGAGGCACTGGAGCGTTTCCACGACGTTCAGCCTGATCTGGTTTTGGTGGACCTGTGCATGCCGCGCATGGGCGGGTTGGAGTTGCTGAAAGTGATCTCGCGGATGGCACCGGAGATCCCCAGCATCGTCATCACCGGCAATAAGGCAATGTCCGACGTGGTTGAGGCGCTGCGCCTTGGCGCCTGGGACTACCTGATGAAGCCGCTGGCTGATCTGGCCGTGCTCAAGCAGGCGATCATCGACTGCCTGCGGGAAACCGGTGATGTGCCCGCGGCCGAACAGCCCAGCATCCCCGGCTGGGAAGACCCCGGCCAATCCATCGAGATGGCTGACAACTTTGAAGCCATCAAGCACGATACCCAAACCGCCTCCCTGATCCAGGCCCAACTCTTCCCCGCCTCACGCCAATCCCGCAAGGGGTATGACTTTGGCTACAACCTGTTTAAGAGTGAGCCGGTCAGTGACCGCCTGTGCGACGGTTTTGAGTGTGGCGAGCACTACTACTGCGCCTATCTGGCCCGGGTGCATCCCGGAGGCAACCTGGGCGCGTTTGTCAGCGTGATCATCCGCAGTTTCTTCAATCAGAAACTGAAGCGATACCGCCAGGGGGGCAGCGAAGCGATTCTGGAACCCTATGCCATGCTGGGCTATCTCAACGAGCAGCTGGTGAAGTCCGGCCTCGGTTGCACCCTCGACATCGCCTATCTGGTGTTTGACCAGCGTACCCGCCGGGTGGCCATTGGCCGCGCCGGCAACCAGATTAAGGTGTACCTGCGTTCCGATGACCTGCTGTCGCCGCTGGCACTGCCACAGAGCCCGCCCATTGGCCAAAGCAGTTGGGGCCAGCCGAACTGCCACTACCGTGATCTGGGCGCTGGTCAGGCCCTTGTCTTGCTGGAAGGGGCAAACATCGCCCGTGACAGCCTGATGGCGGAACAGTTCTCCGGCCTGCAGGATGATCTGCACGCGGGCGCCTGTCTGCAGCTGAAAAGCTCCGCCTGA
- a CDS encoding REP-associated tyrosine transposase, producing the protein MSYRRVRIAGATYFLTIALRDRDSALLLENVVVLRRTLRQVKHRYPFHIDAMVVLPDHIHAIWTMPKGDVDYSKRVGMMKAQFSRALPQSEYRRASHKQKREKGIWQRRFWEHWVRGEADFRAHVDYIHINPVKHGLVLRACDWPYSSIHRYIRDGFLPEGWATDMPLKDEDR; encoded by the coding sequence ATGAGCTATCGGCGAGTTCGAATTGCCGGTGCCACCTATTTCCTGACCATCGCTTTACGTGATCGGGATTCGGCATTATTGCTAGAGAATGTTGTGGTCTTGCGCCGAACCTTGCGACAGGTAAAGCACCGTTATCCGTTTCATATCGATGCCATGGTGGTGCTTCCTGACCATATTCATGCAATCTGGACAATGCCGAAGGGGGATGTGGATTATTCGAAGCGGGTCGGAATGATGAAAGCGCAGTTCTCGAGAGCACTCCCGCAGTCAGAATATCGTCGTGCAAGCCATAAGCAAAAAAGAGAGAAGGGCATTTGGCAAAGGCGGTTTTGGGAGCATTGGGTCCGAGGTGAGGCGGATTTCAGGGCGCATGTCGATTACATCCACATCAATCCCGTAAAGCATGGCTTGGTATTGCGCGCCTGTGACTGGCCATACAGCAGCATCCATCGATACATCCGGGACGGTTTTTTGCCGGAAGGTTGGGCAACCGACATGCCCTTAAAGGACGAAGACCGATGA